A DNA window from Carnobacterium funditum DSM 5970 contains the following coding sequences:
- a CDS encoding PucR family transcriptional regulator codes for MNLTVKELLDFDSLKEASVLTKHASLENNVTGIMVVEGPDIENWGREGELLLSSYYALKDLSSDELKEFFTKVHQLKISGLIIKIDRVVVSIPTYIIELCEKNDIPLIQIPKQALYEPILLDVTGKIINNNIHLLEKYYSLQNHFTKMALNEPELIDILNVLKDLIKKPISLKNTLKNDCISTDPLYNDVLFIQSISLNKQKYMNYDYTRRKVASPMLTKKKTYTQLVIPIPNLKINSYELIVHEIDSLTPHEDFLAIENTISFLQMELLKKYAVSQTTLHYKNSIISDLLNNRIEDKEELNEKINNLKLLDDSNFRIFICHLPNISLTAELPDEQHKKERQFAYTFVEDIKKQWPQRVYLIRNHKIVFIMNTQEDAEETVKKKLLSSTEVSKKILNLEELAMTISFSYKGDLSHLPSLYKQAQNAQKIITLFGEENAISSYHDIGIYQLFADMNQLEQFEKFIPESLLTLSTNHPDLVETLKAFLDKNQNYKDTADTLFLHPKTVRYRLDKIKKLTGIQFDNAEELLQINIGLRLLKMMKK; via the coding sequence ATGAATTTAACAGTAAAAGAATTGCTTGATTTCGATTCTCTCAAAGAGGCATCTGTCTTAACTAAACACGCTAGTTTAGAAAATAACGTAACCGGTATTATGGTTGTTGAAGGTCCAGACATTGAAAATTGGGGCCGTGAAGGTGAATTATTGCTAAGCAGCTATTATGCTCTAAAGGACCTTTCTTCTGATGAGCTCAAGGAATTTTTCACTAAGGTTCATCAACTTAAAATAAGTGGATTGATTATTAAAATTGATCGGGTAGTCGTATCCATTCCAACTTACATTATTGAATTGTGCGAAAAAAATGATATCCCTTTAATTCAGATACCCAAACAGGCACTCTACGAACCTATCTTATTAGATGTAACCGGAAAAATAATTAACAACAACATTCACCTATTAGAAAAATATTACTCTTTACAAAATCATTTCACAAAAATGGCTCTAAACGAACCTGAATTAATCGACATTTTGAATGTTCTAAAAGATTTAATAAAAAAACCTATTAGTTTAAAAAATACATTAAAAAATGACTGCATTAGCACAGATCCACTTTATAACGATGTCTTGTTTATCCAATCTATTTCATTAAACAAACAAAAATATATGAATTATGATTATACTCGTCGCAAAGTTGCCTCGCCAATGCTAACAAAAAAAAAGACCTATACTCAATTAGTCATACCTATTCCTAACTTAAAAATTAATTCCTACGAATTAATCGTCCATGAAATTGATTCCCTTACTCCACATGAAGATTTCTTAGCTATTGAAAATACCATTAGTTTTCTCCAAATGGAGTTGCTGAAAAAATACGCTGTTTCTCAAACTACTTTGCATTATAAAAATAGCATCATTTCAGACTTATTGAACAATCGAATCGAAGATAAAGAAGAATTAAACGAAAAAATAAATAATCTGAAATTACTAGATGATTCAAACTTCCGTATCTTTATTTGTCATTTGCCTAACATCTCATTAACAGCCGAACTTCCAGACGAACAGCATAAAAAGGAACGTCAATTTGCTTATACGTTTGTCGAAGATATAAAAAAACAATGGCCACAACGAGTTTATCTTATTCGCAATCATAAAATTGTTTTTATTATGAATACTCAGGAAGACGCAGAGGAAACCGTTAAAAAGAAACTACTTTCTAGTACTGAAGTGAGCAAAAAAATACTTAACCTTGAAGAGTTAGCTATGACGATTAGTTTCAGTTACAAAGGGGACTTATCTCATTTGCCTTCTTTATACAAACAGGCACAAAACGCCCAAAAAATTATTACTTTGTTCGGCGAAGAAAATGCTATCTCTAGTTACCATGATATTGGTATCTACCAATTGTTTGCTGATATGAATCAATTAGAACAATTTGAAAAATTCATCCCGGAATCATTACTCACCTTAAGCACAAACCATCCTGACTTGGTAGAAACCTTAAAAGCGTTTTTAGATAAAAATCAAAACTATAAAGATACAGCAGATACTCTGTTTCTTCATCCAAAAACTGTTCGTTACCGCTTGGACAAGATTAAAAAACTGACGGGTATTCAATTTGATAATGCTGAGGAATTGTTACAAATTAATATAGGCTTGCGCTTATTAAAAATGATGAAAAAATAA
- a CDS encoding alpha/beta hydrolase, producing MEPEFFSFARHSSLTLSASFYRATDNLKNQTIIYFHGGGLIWGDRDDLPKTYIDLFLRAGYHLLTVDYPLAPETALPEIYNCAVEAVEWFTHHSDTVLHLPTNDYNLFGRSAGAYLALLVGSDLKIEKKPHKIISFYGYSSIQEAFYLLPSNHYQTYPIIPRSLVNQLIQPNPLAKGTLETRYAIYLYARQTGRWLDLLLPDKKKQSQFSLTDNQLAALPPVFIAQSKTDQDVPFQQGENLSGKISSTKFVVIEKATHDFDSDSTNEKALSVYQEVIEWLNN from the coding sequence ATGGAACCAGAATTTTTTTCCTTTGCTAGGCATTCTTCTCTCACATTATCTGCATCTTTTTATCGAGCAACGGACAACTTAAAAAATCAAACCATCATTTACTTTCACGGTGGTGGATTGATCTGGGGAGACCGTGATGACTTGCCAAAGACTTACATTGACTTATTCTTAAGAGCAGGTTATCATCTTTTAACTGTCGATTATCCTTTAGCACCAGAAACGGCTCTACCAGAAATTTATAACTGTGCAGTTGAGGCTGTTGAATGGTTTACCCATCATTCCGATACGGTCTTACACTTACCAACTAATGATTATAATTTATTTGGACGTTCCGCTGGAGCTTACTTGGCTTTACTAGTTGGGAGCGATTTGAAGATAGAGAAGAAACCCCATAAGATTATTAGTTTTTATGGGTATTCGTCTATCCAAGAAGCCTTTTATCTCTTACCAAGTAACCATTACCAGACCTATCCAATTATCCCTAGGTCATTAGTTAACCAACTCATCCAACCTAACCCTCTTGCTAAAGGGACATTAGAAACTCGTTACGCTATTTATCTTTATGCCAGACAAACAGGACGATGGTTAGATTTGCTTCTGCCGGATAAAAAAAAGCAAAGTCAATTTTCATTAACAGATAACCAACTTGCAGCACTTCCTCCAGTTTTTATTGCTCAAAGTAAAACCGATCAAGACGTTCCTTTCCAACAAGGTGAAAACTTAAGTGGAAAAATTTCTTCAACTAAATTTGTTGTGATTGAAAAAGCCACTCACGACTTTGATAGTGACTCGACGAATGAAAAAGCTCTAAGTGTCTACCAAGAAGTTATCGAATGGTTAAATAACTAA
- the fdrA gene encoding acyl-CoA synthetase FdrA, producing the protein MLHTIIKENSYQDSIVLMLLTNKLNTIAGVKKVSIMMGTPANKDLFEGSGLKTPELAEASANDMALVVDAENDGVMDAVLTEVDDFLASQATTDSEDTNETARTWETAMKLGKDANIALISVPGTYAALETEKALDEGLNPFIFSDNVSIEDEARLKKKAHEKGLIMMGPDCGTGIINGVPMAFTNIVRPGRISIVGASGTGIQEVSTIIDKLGAGVTNAIGTGGRDLSEEVGGITMLDTIVALEEDPDTDVMVVISKPPAKSVRDKVLGLLRKGSKPVVTIFLGEKPAYHEKDLYHAYTLEETAKLAVALLNGEEIKVFDETVEIPSVSLKPEQTLIKGYYSGGTLANEAGMLIADGLNLEEGLTHDDGFILNSAGHEIIDLGDDMYTQGKPHPMIDPEKRIEMIQRAGDNPEIAVILLDVVLGYGAHDDMATELAPAIKKAKNSAKGDGRELVVLGTVVGTTADPQNLARQQEILEEAGVIVCSSNNKAVRTALGLLGHTVKDEEKGFKEVEESKDIELPKASQAVLDLLSTKPYVINVGLKSFAEAIEENQGKAVQFDWRPSAGGDVQLQKILYFLDHYVAE; encoded by the coding sequence ATGTTGCACACAATAATTAAAGAAAATTCTTATCAAGATTCAATTGTGCTGATGTTGCTAACGAACAAACTAAACACAATTGCAGGTGTTAAAAAAGTATCCATTATGATGGGAACACCTGCTAACAAAGATTTATTTGAAGGAAGCGGCTTGAAAACACCAGAACTTGCAGAAGCTTCTGCAAATGATATGGCACTGGTTGTAGACGCAGAAAACGATGGCGTAATGGATGCTGTTTTAACTGAAGTAGATGATTTCTTGGCTTCTCAAGCTACTACTGATTCAGAAGACACAAATGAAACTGCACGCACGTGGGAAACAGCTATGAAATTAGGAAAAGATGCAAACATTGCGTTGATCTCAGTTCCTGGTACGTATGCTGCTCTTGAAACGGAAAAAGCGTTAGATGAAGGATTAAATCCTTTTATCTTTAGTGATAACGTATCAATTGAAGATGAAGCTCGTTTGAAGAAAAAAGCTCACGAAAAAGGCTTAATCATGATGGGACCTGACTGTGGAACAGGTATTATCAATGGTGTTCCAATGGCCTTTACGAATATTGTTAGACCAGGAAGAATCAGCATTGTTGGTGCTTCAGGAACTGGGATTCAAGAAGTTTCAACGATTATTGACAAATTAGGTGCTGGTGTGACCAATGCTATTGGTACAGGTGGCCGTGATTTATCAGAAGAAGTTGGCGGGATTACAATGCTAGATACAATCGTAGCATTAGAAGAAGATCCTGATACAGATGTAATGGTTGTTATTTCTAAACCACCTGCAAAATCTGTTAGAGATAAAGTACTTGGTTTATTAAGAAAAGGATCTAAACCAGTTGTGACCATTTTCTTAGGTGAAAAACCAGCATACCATGAAAAAGACCTTTACCACGCTTATACATTAGAAGAAACAGCTAAATTGGCTGTCGCTCTTTTAAACGGTGAAGAAATCAAAGTATTTGATGAAACAGTAGAAATTCCATCCGTTTCATTGAAACCAGAACAAACCTTGATTAAAGGCTATTATTCAGGTGGAACACTAGCTAATGAAGCAGGGATGTTAATTGCTGATGGCTTAAACCTTGAAGAAGGATTAACACATGATGATGGATTTATTTTAAATTCTGCAGGACACGAAATCATTGACTTAGGTGATGATATGTACACTCAAGGTAAACCACATCCAATGATTGACCCTGAGAAAAGAATTGAAATGATTCAACGTGCTGGCGACAATCCAGAAATAGCAGTCATTTTATTAGATGTTGTTTTAGGCTATGGCGCTCACGATGATATGGCTACTGAATTAGCTCCTGCTATTAAAAAAGCTAAAAATAGTGCTAAAGGAGACGGACGAGAACTAGTGGTTTTAGGAACAGTCGTTGGAACAACAGCTGATCCACAAAACTTAGCTCGTCAACAAGAAATCCTTGAAGAAGCTGGCGTTATTGTTTGTTCAAGCAACAATAAAGCTGTCCGTACTGCTTTAGGCCTTCTAGGTCATACCGTTAAAGATGAAGAAAAAGGCTTCAAAGAAGTTGAAGAATCAAAAGACATTGAATTACCAAAAGCCTCTCAAGCTGTTTTAGACTTGTTAAGCACAAAACCTTATGTTATAAACGTTGGTTTGAAAAGCTTTGCAGAAGCAATTGAAGAAAACCAAGGCAAAGCGGTCCAATTTGACTGGAGACCAAGTGCTGGTGGAGATGTACAACTTCAAAAAATCTTGTACTTCTTAGATCACTACGTAGCTGAATAA
- a CDS encoding DUF1116 domain-containing protein, which yields MNYKTIDEANQAVIDKIVAGAPFLLDVVPAKTVIKELNGKVLLHAGPPIKYENMTDPMKGSCVGASLFEEWATTEEEAREMLDRGEVSFIPCHHVDAVGPMGGITSGNMPVLVVENRTDGNRAYCTLNEGIGAVLRFGAYSEEVVTRLRWMRDILGPALSKVLNKMDEGMNLNVIIAKSIAMGDEFHQRNIAASLNFLKEVVPVMSEIDMNEKDRQDVLVFLADTDQFFLNPMMAAAKVVMDGARMIEEGTIVTAMTRNGENFGIRISGMGDEWFTGPVNTPKGLYFSGFSEDDANPDIGDSSITETFGVGGMAMVAAPAVTRFVGTGGFNDALKTSNDMTEITVSHNTNFPIPTWDFKGIVLGIDARKVVATGILPVINTGIANKVAGRGQIGAGTVNPPIEAFEKAVTAYARKLGMNS from the coding sequence ATGAATTATAAAACAATTGACGAAGCAAACCAAGCTGTCATTGACAAAATTGTAGCAGGTGCTCCATTTTTATTAGATGTTGTACCGGCAAAAACGGTTATCAAAGAATTGAATGGAAAAGTATTATTACATGCTGGACCGCCAATTAAATATGAAAATATGACTGATCCAATGAAGGGCTCATGTGTTGGAGCTTCACTGTTCGAAGAGTGGGCTACAACTGAAGAAGAAGCTAGAGAAATGCTTGATAGGGGCGAAGTATCCTTTATTCCTTGTCATCACGTAGATGCTGTTGGACCAATGGGTGGTATCACGTCTGGCAACATGCCTGTTTTAGTTGTAGAAAACAGAACAGATGGCAATCGTGCTTACTGTACGTTAAATGAAGGGATTGGCGCTGTTTTACGCTTCGGTGCTTATAGCGAAGAAGTTGTTACTCGTCTACGTTGGATGCGTGATATCTTAGGACCTGCATTAAGCAAAGTATTAAACAAAATGGACGAAGGTATGAACTTGAACGTTATCATTGCAAAATCAATTGCAATGGGAGATGAGTTCCACCAACGTAATATCGCTGCTTCACTAAACTTCTTAAAAGAAGTTGTTCCAGTTATGTCTGAGATCGATATGAACGAAAAAGATCGCCAAGATGTTTTAGTCTTCTTAGCAGATACCGATCAATTCTTCTTAAACCCAATGATGGCAGCTGCTAAAGTTGTTATGGATGGAGCAAGAATGATTGAAGAAGGAACAATCGTAACAGCTATGACAAGAAATGGTGAAAACTTTGGTATCCGTATCAGTGGTATGGGAGACGAGTGGTTCACTGGACCTGTTAACACACCAAAAGGACTTTACTTCTCTGGTTTCTCTGAAGATGATGCAAATCCAGATATTGGGGATAGCTCAATAACAGAAACATTTGGTGTTGGTGGAATGGCAATGGTTGCTGCTCCAGCTGTTACTCGCTTTGTTGGTACTGGTGGTTTTAATGATGCATTGAAAACAAGCAATGACATGACTGAAATCACAGTTAGCCACAATACGAACTTCCCAATTCCAACCTGGGACTTTAAAGGAATTGTGTTAGGGATTGATGCAAGAAAAGTTGTAGCAACAGGTATTTTACCAGTAATCAACACAGGTATTGCTAACAAAGTTGCTGGCAGAGGTCAAATTGGTGCTGGAACAGTTAACCCTCCAATTGAAGCTTTTGAAAAAGCAGTTACAGCTTACGCAAGAAAATTAGGTATGAATAGTTAA
- a CDS encoding DUF2877 domain-containing protein translates to MIFIQKMSKQLKEQVQTNQETTSFWQVHSIFKNGFNLMTGKQLLFIGTDKNGELPFSLHLSAKDTKTVLKEIKVADLFYYDSKKKQLKTNRIVLSFDYIRFYDSVLPLQQNISLDQIELVLNEAEKNKEQNGFKQPLPLFLNALDYDELFIKNCAGLFSNEEKVLKSSMLYFIGRGMGLTPSGDDLLVGLLSIDSAYPLLDKRFRSILLELLETKSLTTIVAETYLRYAAQHKYSTRIVSFVGELGEQHSGNQIKVDFKNILTNGSTSGLDTMTGMLFGILTKKRGLRL, encoded by the coding sequence ATGATTTTTATTCAAAAGATGTCAAAACAATTAAAAGAACAAGTGCAAACAAACCAAGAAACAACTTCTTTTTGGCAAGTTCACAGTATCTTTAAGAATGGTTTTAACTTAATGACTGGTAAGCAGCTACTTTTTATTGGTACGGATAAAAATGGAGAACTGCCATTTTCTTTACATCTTTCTGCTAAGGATACGAAAACGGTATTAAAAGAGATTAAAGTAGCAGACCTATTTTATTATGATTCCAAAAAGAAACAATTGAAAACCAATCGTATCGTATTATCATTCGATTACATTCGTTTTTATGATTCAGTTTTACCTTTGCAGCAAAACATCAGTTTAGATCAAATTGAATTGGTCTTAAATGAAGCGGAAAAGAATAAAGAACAAAATGGGTTCAAACAGCCATTGCCATTATTTTTAAATGCATTGGATTATGATGAACTATTTATAAAAAATTGTGCTGGCCTTTTTTCAAATGAAGAAAAGGTCCTAAAAAGTAGTATGCTTTACTTCATAGGACGTGGCATGGGACTAACACCTTCAGGAGATGATTTATTAGTAGGCTTGTTGAGTATTGATTCAGCTTATCCGCTATTAGATAAACGTTTTCGTAGCATTCTTCTAGAACTGTTGGAGACAAAAAGCCTAACGACTATTGTTGCAGAAACGTATTTACGTTATGCCGCTCAACACAAATACAGTACAAGGATTGTATCTTTTGTTGGAGAACTGGGTGAACAGCATAGTGGAAATCAAATTAAAGTAGATTTTAAAAATATCCTGACAAATGGGAGTACGTCAGGTTTGGATACCATGACCGGAATGCTTTTCGGAATACTAACAAAAAAAAGGGGTTTAAGATTATAA
- the arcC gene encoding carbamate kinase, with protein sequence MGKRVVIALGGNAILRPNQKATFENQMENVDISTDSISDVKKAGYQVIITHGNGPQVGNILRQNEEAKDVVPQLPLHVLSAQSQGFIGYMMEQSLKNALLQKNISGKVVTVLTETEVDASDVAFQNPTKPIGVFYTEEEAKQLTVEKGWDMVEDAGRGYRRVVASPQPKKIHGVESIKTLIENNTVVISTGGGGIPVVSDEKGMLSGIEAVIDKDLSGLRLAEQVAADVFMILTDVNNVYLNYGKPNQKKLERVTVEEANQYVSEGHFAAGSMGPKMEAAIAFASNGKEAIICSLENAVDALAGFSGTRIILGSGKI encoded by the coding sequence ATGGGAAAACGTGTCGTTATCGCTCTTGGTGGAAATGCCATTTTAAGACCGAATCAAAAAGCAACATTTGAAAACCAAATGGAAAACGTAGACATTAGTACAGATTCTATTTCAGATGTTAAGAAAGCAGGATATCAAGTCATTATTACTCATGGAAATGGTCCTCAAGTCGGAAATATTTTGAGACAAAATGAGGAAGCAAAAGATGTGGTACCACAATTGCCTTTGCATGTGTTAAGTGCACAATCTCAAGGGTTTATCGGATACATGATGGAACAATCATTGAAAAATGCGTTGCTTCAAAAAAATATCTCAGGAAAGGTTGTGACTGTCTTAACAGAAACAGAAGTTGATGCTTCAGATGTGGCTTTCCAAAATCCAACAAAACCAATTGGTGTATTTTATACTGAAGAAGAAGCAAAGCAACTAACCGTTGAAAAAGGATGGGACATGGTAGAAGATGCAGGCCGCGGTTACCGTAGAGTCGTTGCTTCTCCACAACCTAAAAAAATTCATGGTGTTGAATCGATTAAAACGTTAATCGAGAATAATACCGTTGTTATTTCTACAGGTGGCGGTGGTATTCCAGTAGTTTCCGATGAAAAAGGCATGCTATCAGGTATAGAAGCTGTTATCGATAAAGATTTATCTGGTTTAAGATTAGCAGAACAAGTAGCTGCTGATGTATTCATGATCTTGACAGACGTGAACAATGTTTATTTAAATTACGGCAAGCCGAACCAAAAAAAATTAGAAAGGGTTACTGTAGAAGAAGCCAATCAATACGTCTCAGAAGGACATTTTGCAGCTGGAAGTATGGGACCAAAAATGGAAGCTGCCATTGCATTTGCATCAAATGGTAAAGAAGCTATTATTTGTTCTTTAGAAAACGCTGTTGATGCTTTAGCTGGTTTTTCAGGAACAAGAATTATATTAGGGAGTGGAAAAATATGA
- a CDS encoding citrate transporter — protein sequence MYAAVAIITPLTVFAAGIDAVTAPTGFMAIVTLVPLIVVLTLLFLKVDMIIAGLAGGALAMVIGGIGLAEVNAQFLAAIPTMLTITVPIVNSAIAMAVFKSGGYTAALTLAKRGTKGKVEYVSAFIVILTAAATYMSGIGGGSAMVIAPLAFAAVGVVPELIAAMSLAAAVSFTTSPASLESSIVSKLGDFPVSEYVATMRPYWLFFVAVAILLAFFGTKRRNLGFKEEANDDYSSLSNGQLFKLTLPAIFLLFAVILGPVVNNLVGYPIFTPLVYMVVTLALIFFFSKFSMNETVEAMIDGSTYILTRLFQVGIFLGFINVIGQTGTFAVIAGVAESAPAALVVPVAVLTGILIGIPAGAYVGSILTLVLPVAVSLGFTPLALGFVTIGVGFGSQMSFVNITMQALSSGFSIPILEVVKGNVKWISLASVMLLIISLVFA from the coding sequence ATGTACGCAGCAGTAGCTATCATAACACCATTAACCGTGTTTGCTGCAGGAATTGATGCAGTTACAGCACCCACTGGATTTATGGCCATTGTTACTCTTGTTCCTTTAATCGTCGTTTTAACGTTATTATTCTTAAAAGTAGATATGATTATCGCTGGTTTAGCAGGTGGAGCATTGGCCATGGTTATTGGCGGAATTGGTCTAGCAGAAGTCAATGCCCAATTCTTGGCAGCTATTCCTACTATGCTTACCATCACTGTTCCGATTGTTAACTCTGCTATTGCGATGGCTGTGTTTAAATCAGGTGGGTATACTGCCGCTTTAACATTAGCTAAAAGAGGTACAAAAGGGAAAGTAGAATACGTTTCAGCCTTTATTGTTATATTGACAGCTGCTGCAACTTATATGTCCGGTATTGGTGGAGGAAGTGCCATGGTTATCGCACCGTTAGCCTTCGCTGCAGTCGGAGTTGTTCCAGAATTGATTGCCGCTATGTCATTAGCAGCAGCTGTCTCTTTTACAACATCACCAGCTTCACTAGAGTCTAGTATCGTTTCAAAATTAGGTGATTTCCCTGTAAGTGAATACGTTGCTACTATGCGTCCTTATTGGTTATTCTTTGTTGCCGTTGCTATCTTATTAGCATTTTTTGGTACAAAACGTCGCAACTTAGGCTTCAAAGAAGAAGCAAATGATGATTATTCAAGTTTATCAAATGGTCAATTATTTAAACTAACTCTACCAGCAATCTTCTTATTATTTGCTGTTATCTTAGGACCAGTTGTTAATAACTTAGTCGGCTACCCTATTTTCACACCTCTAGTTTATATGGTTGTCACGCTTGCTTTAATTTTCTTCTTCTCTAAATTCAGTATGAATGAAACAGTTGAAGCAATGATTGATGGATCTACTTATATCTTAACTCGTTTGTTCCAAGTTGGTATTTTCTTAGGATTTATTAACGTGATTGGTCAGACAGGAACATTTGCTGTTATCGCGGGTGTAGCTGAATCAGCTCCTGCAGCACTCGTTGTACCTGTTGCCGTTTTAACCGGTATTTTAATCGGTATTCCAGCTGGTGCGTATGTCGGATCAATTCTAACATTGGTATTACCCGTTGCCGTTTCATTAGGTTTCACACCATTGGCATTAGGTTTCGTTACGATTGGTGTTGGTTTTGGTAGTCAAATGAGTTTTGTTAACATTACTATGCAAGCTTTATCTTCAGGATTTAGCATTCCAATTCTAGAAGTTGTTAAAGGAAATGTTAAATGGATTTCGTTAGCTTCTGTAATGCTATTAATTATCTCATTAGTGTTTGCATAA
- a CDS encoding amidohydrolase family protein — MDILLKNVLLNDGESLKDVAIQDGKITAIEEAITESAKRVIDAKGRVLLPGFVESHLHLDKALIADRKPNNSGTLKEAISVTAELKPTFTKKDIYDRAKRTLEMIIPYGVTTIRTHSEFDPAQGFTGFETILKLKEEYKNLVDIQVVAFPQEGIIKMPGTEEMMYEAMEMGADVVGGIPYNDAPAKEHIDIVFEIAKKYNKPIDLHAEFSDEATNMSIEYLCKKTIAEGYQGRVSTGHMTALHALPKAELDPIIAMIAEAGISIMALPATDLHLGARNDEYNVRRAVTPIRKLRDGGVNMCIATNNIRNAFTPYGNGDILQTAMLAIPVAHLGGANDLKTVLPMITDNPAKAIGLTDYGIAVGNKADVVLLDTKVKENAIIDIPTRLFVIKNGKVTVENTKETIIHR; from the coding sequence ATGGATATTTTATTAAAGAACGTACTTTTAAACGATGGTGAAAGTTTGAAAGATGTAGCCATTCAAGATGGAAAGATCACTGCTATTGAAGAAGCAATTACAGAATCAGCCAAGCGTGTTATCGATGCAAAAGGAAGAGTTTTATTACCAGGTTTTGTCGAAAGTCATCTTCATCTAGATAAAGCGCTAATTGCTGATCGTAAACCAAATAACTCTGGAACATTAAAAGAAGCCATCAGTGTAACTGCAGAACTGAAACCAACTTTTACAAAAAAAGATATCTACGATCGTGCTAAGAGAACGCTAGAAATGATTATCCCTTATGGTGTAACAACTATTAGAACGCATTCAGAATTCGATCCAGCACAAGGTTTTACAGGATTTGAAACAATTTTGAAATTAAAAGAAGAATACAAAAATTTAGTGGATATCCAAGTTGTGGCATTCCCACAAGAAGGGATCATTAAAATGCCAGGTACAGAAGAGATGATGTATGAAGCGATGGAAATGGGAGCAGATGTTGTAGGGGGAATTCCTTACAACGATGCACCAGCTAAAGAGCACATTGATATCGTCTTTGAAATTGCTAAAAAATACAATAAGCCCATTGACTTACACGCTGAGTTTAGTGATGAAGCAACTAATATGTCTATTGAATACTTGTGTAAAAAAACAATCGCAGAAGGTTACCAAGGGAGAGTATCTACTGGTCACATGACAGCCCTTCACGCTTTACCAAAAGCAGAATTAGACCCTATTATTGCGATGATAGCTGAAGCCGGTATTAGCATTATGGCATTGCCTGCAACAGATTTACATTTAGGTGCTCGTAATGATGAATACAATGTTAGAAGAGCCGTTACCCCTATTCGTAAGTTAAGAGATGGCGGAGTAAACATGTGTATCGCAACAAATAACATTCGTAATGCCTTTACACCTTATGGCAATGGCGATATTTTACAAACAGCTATGTTGGCTATTCCAGTAGCTCATTTAGGTGGAGCAAATGATTTGAAAACCGTCTTACCAATGATCACAGACAACCCTGCAAAAGCAATCGGTTTAACGGATTATGGTATTGCAGTTGGCAACAAAGCAGATGTTGTCTTACTAGATACTAAAGTTAAAGAGAATGCGATCATTGATATTCCTACAAGACTATTTGTAATTAAAAATGGGAAAGTAACGGTTGAAAACACAAAAGAAACCATTATTCACCGTTAA